In one window of Balnearium lithotrophicum DNA:
- the ispF gene encoding 2-C-methyl-D-erythritol 2,4-cyclodiphosphate synthase — protein MYRIGIGYDVHRLEEGYRLVIGGVEIPYPKGLKGHSDADVLVHAICDAILGALSLGDIGEHFPDSDDRFRGISSLILLKEVNRIVNENGYRVVNVDSTVVAQRPKLSPYKEEMRKNISEVLGISINSVSVKATTTEGLGFEGREEGISAQAVALLKKL, from the coding sequence ATGTACCGGATAGGGATAGGGTACGACGTTCACAGGTTAGAGGAAGGATACCGATTGGTCATAGGTGGTGTTGAGATTCCTTATCCTAAAGGGCTCAAAGGACATTCTGATGCAGATGTTTTAGTTCATGCCATTTGCGATGCCATTTTAGGAGCTCTTTCCTTAGGCGATATCGGTGAGCACTTTCCAGACAGTGATGATAGATTCAGGGGAATTTCAAGCCTTATTCTCTTAAAAGAGGTTAACAGAATAGTCAACGAAAATGGTTACCGGGTTGTCAATGTGGATTCCACAGTTGTTGCTCAGAGACCGAAACTCTCTCCCTACAAAGAGGAGATGAGAAAGAACATTTCAGAGGTTTTGGGAATTTCCATTAACAGTGTGTCTGTAAAAGCTACAACCACTGAAGGTTTAGGCTTTGAAGGGAGAGAGGAGGGAATTTCTGCCCAGGCAGTTGCTCTCTTAAAGAAACTTTAG